The following are from one region of the Phycisphaerales bacterium genome:
- the egtD gene encoding L-histidine N(alpha)-methyltransferase has protein sequence MTSTDSSAERRAVVLEIDTAQQGTPREEATGRAEELSAFRVDALHGLGQPQKSIPSKYLYDAIGATLFEDITEQPEYYPTRTETALLRMHAAAIAEVVGPGVTIVEPGSGAGEKVEILIESLASPRAMVPVDIAREQLRRVARTLAGRHPSLEIVPLWADFTRPIDLPERIESLHPRLVFFPGSTIGNFLPSVQRELLDSLAQLAGRDGAVLVGFDRIKDESVLIPAYDDAAGVTRAFELNILERLNRELDADADPANFRYEARWNAEHARIEMHLVAVREHAMTVAGQRFTFAEGESLWNESSHKYDMARIEALATSAGLRVEQAWSDDQDWFTLALLRPTGT, from the coding sequence ATGACTTCCACCGATTCTTCTGCCGAGCGCCGCGCCGTGGTGCTCGAAATCGATACTGCGCAGCAAGGCACGCCCCGCGAAGAAGCCACGGGCCGTGCCGAGGAATTGTCGGCCTTTCGAGTCGATGCTCTGCACGGACTGGGCCAGCCGCAGAAGTCGATTCCAAGCAAGTACCTCTACGACGCGATCGGCGCGACCCTGTTCGAGGACATTACCGAGCAGCCCGAGTACTACCCGACCCGAACGGAGACGGCGCTGCTTCGCATGCACGCCGCGGCGATTGCCGAGGTCGTGGGCCCGGGCGTGACGATCGTCGAGCCGGGCAGCGGCGCGGGCGAGAAGGTCGAGATCCTCATCGAATCGCTGGCCTCGCCGCGCGCGATGGTGCCGGTCGACATCGCACGCGAGCAGCTTCGCCGCGTCGCCCGCACGCTGGCCGGGCGGCATCCGTCCCTGGAGATCGTCCCGCTGTGGGCCGACTTCACGCGCCCCATCGATCTGCCCGAGCGGATCGAGAGCCTGCACCCAAGACTGGTGTTCTTTCCCGGCTCGACGATCGGCAACTTCCTGCCCAGCGTCCAGCGCGAGTTGCTGGACTCGCTGGCCCAGCTCGCGGGCCGCGATGGCGCCGTGCTCGTCGGCTTCGATCGCATCAAGGACGAGTCGGTGCTCATCCCGGCCTACGACGACGCGGCGGGCGTGACTCGCGCTTTCGAACTCAACATCCTCGAGAGGCTCAATCGCGAACTGGACGCCGATGCCGATCCCGCCAACTTCCGCTATGAGGCCCGGTGGAACGCCGAGCACGCGCGCATCGAGATGCATCTGGTCGCCGTGCGCGAGCATGCGATGACCGTCGCGGGCCAGCGGTTCACCTTCGCCGAGGGCGAGAGCCTGTGGAACGAGAGCAGCCACAAGTACGACATGGCTCGAATCGAAGCGCTCGCCACCAGCGCAGGCCTTCGCGTTGAGCAGGCCTGGAGCGATGACCAGGATTGGTTCACGCTCGCCCTGTTGCGTCCGACCGGCACATGA
- the acs gene encoding acetate--CoA ligase produces MATSDPRPNADQDIQSSLHEDRVFQPPKASAVGGAPWHVDSLQAYEAEHRRSIEDPQAYWGEVARRLEWMEPFKSVLTGDFPEPTWFDGGKLNACDNCVDRFVEEGHGDDVAILWEGEPMDGGAPEVRRLTYRDLQEQTARLGNALKKLGATKGEVVTIYMGMVPELAVAMLACARIGCPHSVIFGGFSSQAIADRVTDANSKIILTCDGGWRRGKVVPLKDNVDQAIEKMGDASPVTGVVVLKRCDNEINCIEGRDHCWRDLTEAADPECPCEPMDAEDMLFLLYTSGSTGKPKGIVHTTAGYLLYTAHTAKKVFNLTPGQDQVYWCTADCGWITGHSYIVYGILPNRVPTLMYEGAPNEPHEDRFWDVVERHKVTHFYTAPTAIRAFMKWGDEHPAKHDLSSLQVLGTVGEPINPAAWTWYREVIGSGKCPIVDTYWQTETGGHVITPLPGAIPTRPGSCTRPFFGVDAAVVHPDGSEVDCERGGLMVIRKPWPGMLRGVFGDRDRFIETYFSTVKIDGKPVYTAGDGARKDTEGNFWIMGRIDDVINVSGHRLGTMEVESALVAHDAVVEAAVVGVPHEIKGTGIAAFVTLAGGVEPSDELKKQLGAHVADVIGAIARPDQVRFAEALPKTRSGKIMRRLLRSIAAGEADTGQDTSTLEDFTVLAKLRGDE; encoded by the coding sequence ATGGCCACCAGCGACCCACGCCCCAATGCCGACCAGGACATCCAGAGCAGCCTCCACGAGGACCGCGTGTTCCAGCCGCCCAAGGCTTCGGCCGTCGGCGGCGCTCCCTGGCACGTGGATTCGCTCCAGGCCTATGAAGCCGAGCACCGCCGGTCGATCGAGGATCCCCAGGCTTATTGGGGCGAGGTCGCCCGGCGGCTGGAATGGATGGAGCCGTTCAAGAGCGTGCTCACCGGCGACTTCCCCGAGCCCACGTGGTTCGACGGCGGAAAGCTCAACGCCTGCGACAACTGCGTGGATCGGTTCGTCGAGGAGGGCCACGGCGACGACGTGGCGATCCTGTGGGAGGGCGAGCCCATGGACGGCGGGGCGCCCGAGGTCCGCCGCCTGACCTACCGCGACCTGCAGGAGCAGACCGCCCGCCTGGGCAACGCCCTCAAGAAGCTGGGCGCGACCAAGGGCGAGGTCGTCACCATCTACATGGGCATGGTGCCCGAGCTGGCCGTCGCCATGCTCGCGTGCGCCCGCATCGGCTGCCCGCACTCGGTCATCTTCGGCGGCTTCAGCAGCCAGGCCATCGCCGACCGCGTGACCGACGCGAACAGCAAGATCATCCTGACCTGCGATGGCGGCTGGCGGCGGGGCAAGGTCGTGCCGCTCAAGGACAACGTCGATCAGGCCATCGAAAAGATGGGCGACGCTTCCCCGGTCACCGGCGTGGTCGTGCTGAAGCGATGCGACAACGAGATCAACTGCATCGAGGGGCGCGACCACTGCTGGCGCGACCTGACCGAGGCGGCCGACCCCGAGTGCCCGTGCGAGCCCATGGACGCCGAGGACATGCTCTTCCTGCTCTACACCAGCGGCTCGACGGGCAAGCCCAAGGGCATCGTGCACACCACCGCGGGCTACCTGCTCTACACCGCGCACACCGCGAAGAAAGTCTTCAACCTGACGCCGGGCCAGGACCAGGTCTACTGGTGCACCGCCGACTGCGGCTGGATCACCGGGCACAGCTACATCGTCTACGGCATATTGCCAAACCGCGTGCCCACGCTCATGTACGAGGGCGCGCCCAACGAGCCGCACGAGGACCGCTTCTGGGACGTCGTCGAACGGCACAAGGTCACGCACTTCTACACCGCGCCCACGGCCATCCGCGCTTTCATGAAGTGGGGCGACGAGCACCCGGCCAAGCACGACCTCTCGTCGCTGCAGGTCCTGGGCACCGTGGGCGAACCCATCAACCCCGCCGCGTGGACGTGGTACCGCGAGGTCATCGGCTCGGGCAAGTGCCCGATCGTCGACACCTACTGGCAGACCGAAACCGGCGGCCACGTCATCACGCCCCTGCCCGGCGCCATCCCGACGCGGCCGGGCTCGTGCACCAGGCCCTTCTTCGGCGTCGATGCGGCGGTCGTCCATCCCGACGGCAGCGAGGTCGATTGCGAGCGCGGCGGCTTGATGGTCATCCGCAAACCCTGGCCGGGCATGCTGCGCGGCGTGTTCGGCGACCGCGATCGGTTCATCGAAACCTACTTCTCGACGGTGAAGATCGATGGTAAGCCCGTGTACACCGCCGGCGACGGCGCGCGAAAAGACACGGAGGGCAACTTCTGGATCATGGGCCGCATCGACGACGTCATCAACGTCAGCGGCCACCGGCTGGGCACGATGGAAGTCGAGAGCGCGCTGGTCGCCCACGATGCGGTCGTCGAAGCGGCGGTGGTGGGAGTGCCCCACGAGATCAAGGGCACGGGCATCGCCGCGTTCGTGACGCTGGCCGGCGGCGTCGAGCCCAGCGACGAACTCAAGAAGCAGCTGGGTGCGCACGTTGCCGACGTCATCGGCGCCATCGCCCGGCCCGACCAGGTGCGATTCGCCGAAGCGCTCCCCAAGACCCGCAGCGGCAAGATCATGCGGCGTCTGCTGCGATCGATCGCCGCGGGCGAGGCCGATACCGGCCAGGATACTTCGACGCTCGAAGACTTCACCGTGCTGGCCAAGCTTCGCGGCGACGAGTAA
- the gap gene encoding type I glyceraldehyde-3-phosphate dehydrogenase — translation MAIRLGINGFGRIGRLVYRIAAQSPDVTVVGVNDLVPADNLAYLLKHDTMHGRFRIDGKLADVRVSGNDFTVNGETTKVFEERDPSNLKWGDLGVDVVIESTGFFTAGPDAQKHIDGGGAKRVIISAPTKTTDTVPTLCYKVNHEQYDPTKHTVISNASCTTNCLAPIAKVIDDNFGLAEGLMATIHAVTATQPTQDGPSKKDLRGGRNGYMNIIPASTGAAKAVTLCLPNLKGKLTGMSFRVPTADVSCVDLTFKTAKATSLQAINEAMKAAAAGPMKGVLDYTEEPVVSSDFIGDPHSSIYDADAGIELNDKFFKVVSWYDNEAGYANRCVDMARYVMSRQ, via the coding sequence ATGGCCATCCGCTTGGGCATCAACGGTTTCGGACGCATCGGCCGCCTGGTCTACCGCATCGCCGCCCAGAGCCCCGACGTCACCGTCGTGGGCGTCAACGACCTGGTGCCCGCCGACAACCTGGCCTACCTGCTCAAGCACGACACCATGCACGGCCGCTTCCGCATCGACGGCAAGCTGGCCGACGTCCGGGTCTCGGGCAACGACTTCACCGTCAACGGCGAGACCACCAAGGTCTTCGAGGAGCGCGACCCGTCCAACCTCAAGTGGGGCGATCTTGGCGTGGACGTCGTGATCGAGAGCACGGGCTTCTTCACCGCCGGGCCTGACGCCCAGAAGCACATCGATGGAGGCGGCGCCAAGCGCGTCATCATCAGCGCGCCAACGAAGACCACCGACACCGTGCCCACGCTCTGCTACAAGGTGAACCACGAGCAGTACGACCCCACGAAGCACACCGTCATCTCCAACGCCAGTTGCACCACCAACTGCCTGGCGCCCATCGCCAAGGTCATCGACGACAACTTCGGGCTGGCCGAGGGCCTGATGGCCACCATCCACGCCGTCACCGCCACCCAGCCCACCCAGGACGGCCCCTCCAAGAAGGACCTGCGCGGCGGCCGCAACGGCTACATGAACATCATCCCCGCCAGCACCGGCGCGGCCAAGGCCGTCACGCTCTGCTTACCCAACCTCAAGGGCAAGCTGACGGGAATGAGCTTCCGCGTGCCGACGGCCGACGTGAGCTGCGTGGACCTGACCTTCAAGACCGCCAAGGCGACTTCCTTGCAGGCCATCAACGAGGCGATGAAGGCCGCCGCGGCCGGCCCGATGAAGGGCGTGCTCGACTACACCGAGGAACCGGTGGTTTCGAGCGACTTCATCGGCGACCCGCACAGCAGCATCTACGACGCCGACGCCGGCATCGAGCTCAATGACAAGTTCTTCAAGGTCGTGAGCTGGTACGACAACGAGGCCGGCTACGCGAATCGCTGCGTGGACATGGCCCGCTACGTCATGAGCCGCCAGTAG
- the egtB gene encoding ergothioneine biosynthesis protein EgtB, translated as MGLSIARAPLTGASLAERYEAVRAATDALRSPLHAEDCVVQSMTDASPTKWHLAHTTWFFEQFVLSRVGPDRRFDDRFAYLFNSYYTQVGDRQPRHARGLMTRPSLQMVLDYRAHVDERMLELLSHDGLDEETTRITEIGLNHEQQHQELLLTDIRHALWCGIACETYDPAPHEPDPRPEDRGRWIEFEAGLLWVGCDGPDFCYDNEQPCHKVYLRPFALASRPVTCGHFIEFIEDGGYDREHLWLDEGAAAVKAEGWRAPMYWEREGNRWRVCTMHGVRDVDPAEPLTNVSFFEAEAFARWAGCRLPTEFEWEAACLRDLERAGAHWRDAVDRGHMLERGVFHPATPAPGPGQLEGMFGSVWEWTRSGYDPYPGYAAEPGALGEYNGKFMSSQYVLRGGSCATAASHIRPTYRTFFHPNKRWQFSGLRLAKDTA; from the coding sequence ATGGGACTCAGCATCGCACGGGCTCCGCTCACTGGCGCGTCGCTGGCCGAACGATACGAGGCCGTTCGTGCCGCGACCGACGCGCTGCGTTCGCCGCTTCACGCGGAGGATTGCGTCGTCCAATCGATGACCGACGCGAGCCCGACCAAGTGGCACCTGGCGCACACGACGTGGTTTTTCGAGCAGTTCGTGCTGTCCCGCGTAGGTCCCGATCGACGCTTCGATGATCGATTCGCGTATCTGTTCAACAGTTATTACACGCAGGTCGGTGATCGCCAGCCCCGGCACGCCCGGGGCCTGATGACGCGGCCCAGCCTCCAGATGGTGCTCGACTATCGCGCCCACGTGGACGAGCGAATGCTCGAGTTGCTCTCGCACGACGGGCTGGACGAAGAAACCACCCGCATCACCGAGATCGGGCTCAACCACGAGCAGCAACACCAGGAACTGCTGCTGACCGACATCCGCCATGCGCTGTGGTGCGGCATTGCCTGCGAAACGTATGACCCGGCGCCCCACGAGCCCGACCCGCGACCGGAAGACCGCGGTCGCTGGATCGAATTCGAGGCGGGCTTGCTGTGGGTGGGCTGCGACGGCCCGGACTTCTGCTACGACAACGAACAGCCATGCCACAAGGTCTACCTGCGACCGTTTGCCCTGGCCAGCCGACCGGTGACCTGCGGGCATTTCATCGAGTTCATCGAGGACGGCGGTTACGACCGCGAGCACCTGTGGCTGGACGAGGGTGCAGCGGCCGTGAAGGCCGAGGGCTGGAGAGCACCCATGTACTGGGAGCGCGAAGGCAACCGGTGGCGCGTGTGCACGATGCACGGCGTGCGCGACGTCGACCCGGCCGAGCCGCTGACCAACGTAAGCTTCTTCGAGGCCGAAGCGTTCGCCCGATGGGCGGGCTGCCGGCTGCCGACCGAATTCGAGTGGGAAGCGGCGTGCCTCCGCGATCTGGAGCGCGCCGGAGCCCACTGGCGCGACGCGGTCGACCGCGGCCACATGCTCGAGCGGGGCGTTTTTCACCCCGCCACGCCGGCGCCCGGGCCGGGCCAACTTGAGGGCATGTTCGGATCGGTCTGGGAATGGACGCGCAGCGGCTACGACCCCTATCCGGGCTATGCGGCCGAGCCCGGCGCCCTCGGCGAATACAACGGCAAGTTCATGAGCAGCCAGTACGTGTTGCGCGGGGGTTCGTGCGCGACCGCGGCGAGCCACATCCGTCCCACGTACCGAACGTTCTTCCACCCCAACAAGCGCTGGCAGTTCAGCGGACTGCGACTGGCCAAGGACACCGCCTGA